A region from the Biomphalaria glabrata chromosome 14, xgBioGlab47.1, whole genome shotgun sequence genome encodes:
- the LOC106071606 gene encoding uncharacterized protein LOC106071606 produces MDDSPICTKRIKLADPADKAEDRATDVQSQDESDGKSVVFKQHPALEDQGKHEIEVLDKDYESAISWKTCTKNPGHFDFIPTAKFSQENLPEKFRDEDIYQFIKSWALLTVRLVTTFVSRDRTEKSPFFSSRGTYFPRTGTGKVTDVYHFDDEDTPCPCQECASSKTPAKIWKAIWIMTAMHVVFDDTEVESTTVDFFYEDEESKSDIVKLKGLRVVDFNLDGDWCKFECATHDLDFAQRIEDALSPMMDLGEKIQEKFEDDDDLNMAVIASHPHGCAKCITVGKWSDVRKFEKKNDNVRWTTYSYTTATCKGSSGAPVWILGTDRRHMYAYYSHVHSEGGDPTTGEPNKSGAGDVLKTWEI; encoded by the exons ATGGACGATTCACCGATATGTACCAAACGTATCAAACTAGCAGACCCAGCAGACAAAG CTGAAGACAGAGCAACGGATGTACAATCTCAAGACGAGAGTGATGGCAAGTCTGTTGTATTTAAGCAGCACCCAGCTTTAGAAGACCAAG GTAAACATGAAATTGAAGTCCTAGACAAGGATTACGAGTCTGCCATATCATGGAAGACATGCACTAAAAATCCTGGACACTTTGATTTCATCCCAACTGCAAAATTTTCACAGGAAAACTTACCGGAGAAATTTAg AGACGAGGATATCTACCAGTTTATCAAGTCCTGGGCCTTGCTGACCGTCAGGTTGGTCACTACATTCGTCAGCAGAGATCGTACTGAGAAATCTCCCTTCTTTAGTAGTAGAGGCACATATTTCCCGAGAACAG GTACTGGTAAAGTCACTGATGTCTACCACTTTGATGATGAAGACACACCTTGCCCTTGCCAGGAATGTGCCAGTTCCAAAACTCCTGCaaag ATCTGGAAAGCGATTTGGATTATGACAGCGATGCACGTTGTGTTTGACGACACAGAAGTAGAGAGCACCACTGTTGATTTCTTCTATGAGGACGAAGAGTCCAAAAGCGACATTGTCAAGCTGAAAGGTCTCCGAGTAGTGGACTTTAATCTTGATGGCGACTGGTGCAAGTTTGAATGCGCCACCCACGACTTGGACTTCGCCCAAAGAATCGAAGACGCGCTGAGCCCCATGATGGACCTCGGGGAGAAGATTCAAGAAAAGTTTGAAGACGACGACGACCTGAACATGGCCGTCATAGCGTCCCACCCTCACGGCTGTGCCAAGTGTATCACAGTGGGAAAGTGGAGCGACGTCCGGAAGTTTGAGAAGAAAAACGACAATGTCCGGTGGACGACCTACAGCTACACGACAGCCACTTGCAAGGGGAGCAGTGGGGCGCCAGTCTGGATCTTGGGAACGGATAGACGCCACATGTATGCCTATTACAGCCATGTGCACAGCGAGGGGGGAGATCCAACTACAGGAGAGCCCAATAAAAGTGGAGCGGGCGATGTACTAAAAACTTGGGAAATCTAG